Proteins encoded by one window of Mycolicibacterium sp. ND9-15:
- a CDS encoding MmpS family transport accessory protein, with the protein MTDTPRPGRDEQSQGYGHPGYSDPAYASQAYGPTYQAPPRPAPTERLPSYGAYGYDPYGTGQYGAPYPPGESSAPPPEEPKSPRWLWIVAGIAVLTVIGLVIALVVVNSSQQQTVVAPPPMQEPDFTTPIPTTTRPPTVPRTTRPSVPVVPTVPSTPRTTTPGVPQTVVYVVSGSGRAINITYVDTGGLLQTEFNVMLPWSKEVELSESAAASASVSIINVGREVNCSITVDGAVVQQRTGAGLTICTASG; encoded by the coding sequence ATGACCGATACACCACGGCCCGGTCGCGACGAGCAGTCGCAGGGCTACGGCCATCCGGGGTACAGCGATCCGGCGTACGCCAGCCAGGCGTACGGCCCCACCTATCAGGCACCCCCGAGACCTGCACCGACGGAGCGACTGCCGTCGTACGGCGCCTACGGGTACGACCCCTATGGGACCGGCCAGTACGGGGCACCGTACCCGCCCGGCGAGTCGTCGGCGCCGCCGCCGGAGGAACCGAAGTCGCCCCGCTGGCTCTGGATCGTCGCAGGGATCGCGGTGCTGACGGTGATCGGTCTGGTGATCGCGCTGGTCGTCGTCAACAGTTCGCAGCAGCAGACCGTCGTCGCACCACCCCCGATGCAGGAACCCGACTTCACCACGCCGATCCCCACGACGACGCGCCCGCCGACCGTCCCGCGGACGACCCGGCCGAGCGTGCCCGTGGTGCCGACGGTGCCGAGTACGCCCCGCACGACGACCCCCGGCGTGCCCCAGACCGTCGTCTATGTGGTCAGTGGTTCGGGGCGCGCCATCAACATCACCTACGTCGACACCGGTGGTCTGCTGCAGACCGAGTTCAACGTGATGCTGCCGTGGAGCAAGGAAGTCGAGTTGTCCGAATCGGCCGCGGCGTCGGCGAGTGTCAGCATCATCAACGTCGGCCGCGAAGTGAACTGTTCGATCACCGTCGACGGCGCCGTGGTTCAGCAGCGCACCGGTGCCGGCCTGACCATCTGCACGGCCAGCGGTTAA
- a CDS encoding MFS transporter codes for MSDPPDSGRPSPRTAGRRQIISWALWDFGATGLNAVVVTFVFSIYLTNTVGADLPGDISATSWLGWALGAAGLAVALLAPVTGVWVDAPWRRRRVLAVLSVTAVVLISAMSLVRDDYRYLALGLVLLGCASACNELATVPYNAMLRQLSTPQTSGQISGFGLGLGYFGSVTLLLVVYLGFISGDGGMLGLPVEDGQNVRAAMVFTAVWFGLFAVPVLLAVPSVRPGPVEQQRRVGFVGGYRKLWTDIRSEWRRDHNVVYYLIASAVFRDGLTGIFAFGAVLGVRVYGVSEADVLLFGVSASTIAAVGAVLGGLLDDRFGAKPVIVVSLAAMIGVGLTLMALNGALAFWLCGLALCLFIGPTLSAARTLMLRMSAHGKEGVAFGLYTTTGRAVSYLAPFLFSLFIAVFGTDRAGMGGLVVVLAAGLLAMLAVRVPRAPG; via the coding sequence ATGAGCGACCCACCCGATTCAGGCCGGCCGTCCCCACGGACTGCGGGTCGCCGACAGATCATCTCGTGGGCGCTGTGGGACTTCGGCGCCACCGGACTGAACGCGGTGGTCGTGACCTTCGTGTTCTCGATCTACCTCACCAACACCGTCGGCGCCGACCTGCCTGGGGACATCAGCGCGACCAGTTGGCTCGGCTGGGCGCTGGGCGCGGCCGGACTGGCCGTGGCCCTGCTGGCGCCGGTGACCGGGGTGTGGGTCGACGCGCCGTGGCGACGCCGCCGCGTGCTGGCCGTGCTCAGCGTGACGGCGGTGGTGCTGATCTCGGCGATGAGCCTGGTCCGCGATGACTACCGCTACCTGGCGCTCGGTTTGGTGCTCCTGGGTTGCGCGTCGGCGTGCAACGAACTGGCAACCGTGCCCTACAACGCGATGCTGCGCCAGCTGTCGACACCGCAGACATCCGGCCAGATCTCCGGATTCGGCCTCGGCTTGGGCTATTTCGGCAGTGTCACGCTGTTGTTGGTGGTCTACCTGGGGTTCATCTCAGGTGACGGCGGGATGCTGGGTCTGCCGGTCGAGGACGGCCAGAACGTCAGGGCCGCCATGGTTTTCACGGCCGTCTGGTTCGGGCTCTTCGCCGTACCGGTGCTGCTAGCCGTGCCCAGCGTGAGACCCGGACCAGTGGAGCAACAGCGGAGGGTCGGGTTTGTCGGCGGATACCGCAAGCTGTGGACCGACATCCGCAGCGAATGGCGTCGTGATCACAACGTCGTGTACTACCTGATCGCCAGCGCAGTGTTCCGTGACGGTCTCACGGGGATCTTCGCGTTCGGCGCGGTGCTCGGCGTGCGGGTCTATGGCGTCTCCGAGGCCGACGTGCTGCTGTTCGGGGTGAGCGCCAGCACGATCGCCGCCGTCGGCGCCGTCCTCGGCGGTCTGCTCGACGATCGGTTCGGCGCCAAACCGGTCATCGTCGTCTCGCTCGCCGCGATGATCGGCGTCGGCCTCACGCTGATGGCGCTGAACGGGGCACTGGCGTTCTGGCTATGCGGGCTGGCGCTGTGCCTGTTCATCGGGCCGACGCTGTCTGCCGCGCGGACGCTGATGCTGCGCATGTCGGCCCACGGCAAGGAGGGCGTCGCGTTCGGCCTTTACACGACCACCGGCCGCGCCGTTTCGTATCTTGCGCCGTTCCTGTTCTCGCTGTTCATCGCGGTCTTCGGTACGGACCGGGCGGGTATGGGCGGGCTGGTCGTGGTGCTCGCCGCGGGACTGTTGGCCATGCTCGCCGTTCGCGTCCCGCGCGCGCCGGGTTAA